Proteins from a genomic interval of bacterium:
- a CDS encoding DUF885 domain-containing protein has product MMVVLRPSFGRRFLKLVVGAVLLPVALRAGDDPSIRLNQLVEQYYEKSLELNPLVATYNGDHRFDDRLTIDIAPVHRARELDLERRFLAQVEAIDQAALDSADRLTLELFRYGRRQAIEALGFPDHLLPVDHLQSLPVVLAVLGGGSVQPFLTARDYDNWLARLDGWRPWVEQAIDNMRTGLEAGVVQPRIVIERVLPLVATQVVEDPRESVFYGPIERMPAAITGPERERLEAAYLAAIRDQVVPGYARLRDFLIAEYLPHCRDSVGLSDLPGGLDWYASRVRAETTTELTPEEVHSIGRREVARITTEIRRIQGRPWAATPGTGDTGSGRLLDGYRALRQRVEPRLGELFSTVPEADFEIRPVEAFRRRSAPGASYVAGTPDGSRRGRFYVNADAETRGAASEALFLHEAIPGHHFQISLQRELERLPRFRRFGHVTAYSEGWALYAESLGEDLGLYRTRDQKLRALRSELFRARRLVVDTGLHALGWSRKRAIDYLGSEREVDRYIAWPGQALAYKVGELRISELRARAEKRLGRRFDLRGFHEVVLGEGAMPLDILERRVEAWIEEQRE; this is encoded by the coding sequence ATGATGGTGGTCTTGCGGCCGAGCTTCGGTCGTCGGTTCTTGAAGCTGGTTGTCGGCGCTGTTCTCTTGCCGGTGGCCTTGAGAGCCGGAGACGATCCGTCGATCCGGCTGAATCAACTCGTCGAGCAGTATTACGAGAAGTCGCTCGAGCTCAACCCTCTGGTCGCGACCTATAACGGGGACCATCGCTTCGATGATCGGCTGACGATCGATATCGCGCCAGTGCACCGCGCGCGGGAGCTGGATCTCGAGAGACGCTTCTTGGCGCAGGTCGAAGCCATCGATCAAGCGGCCCTGGACTCAGCCGATCGACTGACGCTCGAGCTTTTCAGGTACGGCCGCAGGCAAGCCATCGAGGCTCTCGGTTTTCCGGACCACTTGCTGCCGGTCGATCACCTGCAGAGTCTGCCGGTGGTGCTGGCGGTGCTCGGCGGCGGCTCGGTGCAGCCTTTTCTGACGGCAAGGGATTACGACAACTGGCTCGCACGCCTCGACGGCTGGAGACCGTGGGTCGAACAGGCGATCGACAATATGCGCACGGGGCTCGAAGCGGGCGTAGTGCAGCCTCGGATCGTGATCGAGCGGGTGCTGCCGCTCGTGGCGACTCAGGTCGTCGAAGATCCGCGGGAGAGCGTTTTCTACGGCCCGATCGAGCGGATGCCGGCGGCGATCACAGGTCCGGAGCGCGAGCGGCTCGAGGCCGCCTATCTGGCGGCCATTCGCGATCAGGTAGTGCCGGGGTACGCGCGCCTGCGCGATTTTCTGATTGCCGAGTACCTGCCGCATTGCCGCGATTCGGTCGGCCTGTCGGATCTTCCCGGCGGCCTCGACTGGTACGCGTCTCGGGTTCGCGCCGAGACCACGACCGAGCTGACACCCGAGGAGGTCCACAGCATCGGCCGGCGGGAGGTGGCGCGCATTACCACCGAGATCCGGCGGATCCAAGGCCGGCCCTGGGCCGCGACGCCCGGCACCGGTGACACCGGCAGCGGACGCTTGCTGGACGGCTACCGGGCGCTGCGACAGCGCGTCGAGCCCCGGCTCGGCGAGTTGTTCTCTACTGTTCCCGAAGCGGATTTCGAGATCCGTCCCGTGGAAGCGTTCCGCCGCCGCTCGGCGCCCGGAGCGTCCTACGTCGCCGGTACGCCCGACGGGTCGCGCCGCGGACGCTTCTACGTCAACGCCGATGCGGAGACCCGGGGCGCGGCCAGCGAAGCTCTGTTTCTGCACGAGGCCATTCCGGGGCACCACTTCCAGATCTCGCTGCAGCGCGAGCTCGAGCGTCTGCCTCGCTTCCGCCGGTTCGGGCACGTCACCGCGTACAGCGAGGGCTGGGCGCTCTATGCGGAGAGCCTCGGAGAGGACCTCGGCCTCTACCGGACCCGCGACCAGAAGCTCCGCGCTCTGCGCTCGGAGCTGTTTCGCGCGCGGCGGTTGGTGGTGGATACGGGTCTCCACGCGTTGGGCTGGAGCCGGAAGCGCGCCATCGACTATCTCGGCAGCGAGCGTGAAGTCGATCGCTATATCGCCTGGCCGGGGCAAGCCCTGGCGTACAAAGTAGGAGAGCTCCGTATTTCGGAGCTGCGCGCGCGAGCCGAGAAGCGGCTGGGCAGGCGCTTCGACCTGCGCGGCTTTCATGAAGTCGTTTTGGGCGAGGGCGCGATGCCGCTCGATATCTTGGAGCGGCGGGTCGAAGCCTGGATCGAAGAGCAGAGAGAATGA
- the sppA gene encoding signal peptide peptidase SppA: MKKVNRNGLRSILVGAWRGVGRARRFTMDVLFVALVVAVLVVALRSDKPKVRDSTALVIAPKGQIVEQLAGDSIELAKGKLTGSARPETLGRDLVRTIRAAKDDERVKALLLDLNSLTGARPAMLQDLKAAIEEFKESEKPVIATADMYLKTQYYLASTADEIYLADMGVVLLDGCGRFRAYHREGLERLEVDSNIVRVGEFKSAVEPFLRDSMSDEAKEANLEWLGDLWSSYLADVAVGRGLTPETLTEGVDNLNAHLAEADGDIAQLALDSGLVDHVGGRDLLRQRMIELVGEDEEDQSFHRIGHADYLEVVGPDLKKGKSGKVAVVVAKGSILNGNQPPGTIGGDSTAALIRRARNDEDVKAVVLRVDSGGGSAFASELIRQEFVLAREAGKKVVVSMAGVAASGGYWISTASDEIWANPNTITGSIGIFGMLPTFQKPLAKHLGTRIDGVGTTWIAGQGRPDRALDPRVIEVATQVVEKGYRDFLERVAEARDMTTEEVDKIARGRVWSGVDAHEIGLVDKLGGLDEAIASAAELAELGDDYSVEYVEKELDWKDRILADVLSKVADRFQAAGRTERSSLEKLALGTLEEYANALAGFDDPFGMYAYCFCEVE, translated from the coding sequence ATGAAGAAAGTAAACAGAAACGGCCTGCGAAGCATTCTGGTAGGCGCCTGGCGTGGCGTCGGCAGGGCGCGGCGGTTCACGATGGACGTGCTCTTTGTCGCGCTCGTGGTCGCGGTCCTGGTCGTCGCCTTGCGCTCCGACAAGCCCAAGGTCCGCGACTCCACCGCTCTCGTGATCGCCCCCAAGGGCCAGATCGTCGAGCAGCTCGCCGGCGACTCGATCGAGCTCGCCAAGGGCAAGCTCACCGGCTCTGCCCGGCCCGAGACTCTCGGCCGGGATCTCGTGCGGACGATTCGAGCGGCGAAAGACGATGAGCGAGTCAAGGCCCTGCTGCTTGACCTCAACAGCCTGACCGGCGCCCGACCCGCCATGCTGCAGGACCTGAAGGCCGCCATCGAGGAGTTCAAAGAGTCCGAGAAGCCGGTGATCGCAACCGCGGACATGTATCTGAAGACGCAGTACTACCTGGCTTCGACGGCTGACGAGATCTACCTCGCCGACATGGGAGTCGTTCTGCTGGACGGTTGCGGGCGATTTCGCGCCTACCACCGGGAGGGTCTCGAACGGCTCGAGGTCGACAGCAACATCGTCCGGGTGGGCGAGTTCAAGTCCGCGGTCGAGCCCTTCCTGAGAGACAGCATGTCGGATGAGGCCAAGGAAGCGAACCTCGAGTGGCTGGGGGATCTTTGGAGCTCCTATCTGGCGGACGTCGCCGTCGGGCGGGGCCTGACCCCGGAGACGTTGACCGAAGGTGTCGACAACCTGAACGCGCACCTGGCCGAGGCCGACGGCGACATCGCCCAGCTGGCGCTCGACAGCGGTCTGGTGGACCACGTCGGCGGGCGGGACCTGCTTCGCCAGCGCATGATCGAGCTGGTCGGAGAGGACGAGGAAGACCAGAGCTTCCATCGCATCGGTCACGCCGACTATCTGGAAGTGGTGGGCCCGGACCTCAAGAAGGGCAAGAGCGGCAAGGTCGCCGTGGTGGTTGCCAAGGGCTCGATTCTCAACGGCAACCAACCTCCGGGAACCATCGGCGGCGACTCGACGGCGGCCCTGATTCGCCGGGCTCGCAACGACGAGGACGTCAAGGCGGTCGTGCTCCGGGTCGACTCGGGCGGCGGCAGCGCCTTCGCCTCCGAGCTCATTCGACAGGAGTTCGTACTCGCCCGCGAGGCCGGCAAGAAGGTCGTGGTCTCGATGGCCGGCGTCGCCGCCTCGGGTGGCTACTGGATCTCGACGGCCTCGGACGAGATCTGGGCGAACCCCAACACGATCACCGGCTCGATCGGCATTTTCGGCATGTTGCCGACCTTTCAGAAGCCTCTGGCCAAGCATCTCGGCACTCGGATCGACGGCGTCGGCACGACCTGGATCGCCGGTCAGGGCCGGCCGGACCGGGCCCTGGACCCGCGCGTCATAGAGGTCGCAACCCAGGTGGTCGAGAAGGGTTACAGAGACTTCCTCGAACGCGTGGCAGAGGCGCGTGACATGACGACGGAGGAAGTCGACAAGATTGCTCGAGGCCGAGTCTGGAGCGGCGTCGACGCCCACGAGATCGGTCTGGTCGACAAGCTCGGCGGTCTGGATGAGGCGATCGCTTCGGCCGCCGAGCTCGCCGAGCTCGGCGATGACTACTCGGTCGAGTACGTCGAAAAAGAGCTCGACTGGAAGGACCGCATCCTCGCCGACGTTCTATCGAAAGTAGCCGATCGCTTCCAGGCCGCCGGCCGGACCGAACGCTCGTCACTCGAGAAGCTGGCTCTGGGCACTCTGGAGGAGTACGCGAACGCCCTGGCCGGTTTCGACGACCCCTTCGGCATGTACGCGTATTGCTTCTGCGAGGTGGAGTAG
- a CDS encoding cytochrome c, producing MSVARRPVAPAVLLSALLALLAAPGARASSEPDVSLDRGKKVHRNHCLECHGKDGRGDGERARRLGFKPRDFTLGSFKCRCTPSGSLPTDEDLLRVVTRGLPGTPMKGYEEAISEVDRRSVVEYVKSLSPAFADQPTPQCLEVPTPEPSSDQSVAEGRQVYRLLRC from the coding sequence ATGTCTGTCGCTCGGCGCCCAGTCGCCCCGGCCGTGTTGCTTTCGGCGCTGTTGGCGCTCCTCGCCGCCCCGGGAGCTCGCGCGAGCTCGGAACCGGACGTTTCACTCGACCGCGGCAAGAAAGTCCACAGGAACCACTGCCTCGAGTGTCACGGCAAAGACGGCCGGGGCGACGGCGAGAGGGCCCGGCGGCTCGGCTTCAAGCCGCGTGATTTCACTCTGGGCTCGTTCAAGTGCCGGTGCACTCCGAGCGGCAGCCTGCCCACCGACGAGGACCTGCTGCGGGTCGTCACGCGCGGCCTTCCCGGAACCCCCATGAAGGGCTACGAGGAGGCGATTTCCGAAGTCGATCGGCGAAGCGTGGTCGAATACGTCAAGAGCCTGTCTCCGGCCTTCGCCGACCAACCGACGCCGCAGTGCCTCGAGGTGCCGACGCCGGAGCCCTCGAGCGATCAAAGCGTGGCCGAGGGCCGGCAGGTCTACCGGCTGCTGAGATGCTAG
- a CDS encoding M3 family metallopeptidase, whose translation MILIVGCASQPVSTPQAMNTSAVSEPEIDSESKLEQAENPLLEEWTGPYGGVPAFDRMKIEDLKPALRTGMAMNLEEIDAIAANPEPPTFENTIVALESSGRNTGRILSYWGIWRSNRSTPESRAVQQEMAPELAQFRSKITQNATLFERIKSVYESDEMKALRPDQQRLVWLVYDGFARNGATLDDEAKERYAAINQELAELHSKFSNNVLADEEGYAEYLAEDQLSGLSDSFVKAAAAAAAERGHEGKYAITNTRSSMDPFLTFSDERDLREKVWRTYYSRGDNGDEHDNNALIPEILRLRRERVQLLGHASYADWRLENRMAKTPEQALELMETVWPAALARVGEEVADMQAIADAEGAGITIEPWDYRYYAEKVRKAKYDLDSDEVKQYLQLDKLRAAMFFVAGELFDFTFNPVPEGSVPVFHEDVKVWEVSKKTSGGLVGLWYLDPYARTGKRSGAWATTYRGHETFDGKKTVLGSNNSNFIKGAPGEAVLVSWDDASTLFHEFGHALHYLSSNVAYPTLNGGVRDYTEFQSQLLERWLLTDEVIDRFLVHHQTGEPIPDDLVAKIKKADTFNQGFATTEYLACALMDMKYHTMNPADLDVDAFERAALGELEMPNEIPMRHRTPHFGHIFNNENYAAGYYGYIWADVLTADAAEAFQEAPGGFYDKALAKKLVEQLFAVRNAVDPAEAYRAFRGRDPEMEALMRDRGFPVPAREGSAVEGSGAGE comes from the coding sequence ATGATTCTCATCGTTGGCTGCGCGAGCCAACCCGTGAGCACCCCGCAAGCCATGAACACCTCCGCCGTCTCCGAGCCCGAGATCGACTCCGAATCGAAGCTCGAGCAAGCCGAAAACCCCCTGCTGGAAGAGTGGACCGGTCCCTACGGAGGCGTGCCGGCATTCGATCGGATGAAGATCGAGGACCTGAAGCCCGCGCTTCGAACCGGCATGGCGATGAACCTGGAAGAGATCGACGCGATCGCCGCCAACCCCGAGCCGCCGACTTTCGAGAACACCATCGTCGCCCTGGAAAGCTCGGGCCGCAATACCGGGAGGATCCTAAGCTACTGGGGAATCTGGCGATCGAACCGATCGACACCGGAATCACGGGCGGTGCAGCAGGAGATGGCTCCCGAGCTCGCCCAGTTCCGTTCCAAGATCACCCAGAACGCAACTCTCTTCGAGCGCATCAAGTCGGTCTACGAAAGCGACGAGATGAAGGCGCTGCGTCCGGACCAGCAGCGCTTGGTGTGGCTCGTCTACGACGGCTTCGCGCGCAACGGCGCGACCCTCGACGACGAGGCCAAGGAGCGCTATGCGGCGATCAACCAGGAACTGGCCGAGCTTCATTCGAAGTTCTCGAACAATGTGCTGGCCGACGAGGAAGGCTACGCCGAGTATCTAGCCGAGGACCAGCTGAGCGGCCTGTCCGACTCCTTCGTCAAAGCCGCGGCGGCAGCCGCGGCAGAGCGTGGCCACGAGGGCAAATACGCGATCACCAACACCCGGTCATCGATGGATCCGTTCCTGACCTTCTCCGACGAGCGTGACCTGCGCGAGAAGGTCTGGCGGACCTACTACTCCCGTGGCGACAACGGGGACGAGCACGACAACAACGCCCTAATTCCCGAGATCCTGCGACTGCGTCGCGAGCGCGTTCAGCTTCTCGGTCATGCCAGCTACGCCGACTGGCGACTCGAGAACCGAATGGCCAAGACCCCGGAGCAAGCGCTCGAGTTGATGGAAACGGTTTGGCCGGCAGCGCTCGCGCGGGTCGGCGAAGAGGTCGCCGACATGCAGGCGATTGCCGACGCCGAAGGCGCCGGTATCACCATCGAGCCCTGGGACTATCGCTACTACGCCGAGAAGGTCCGCAAGGCGAAATACGATCTCGACTCCGACGAGGTCAAGCAGTACCTACAGCTCGACAAACTGCGCGCGGCCATGTTCTTTGTCGCCGGCGAGCTGTTCGATTTCACCTTCAACCCGGTTCCGGAAGGTTCCGTGCCCGTCTTTCACGAGGACGTCAAGGTTTGGGAGGTCTCCAAGAAGACCTCGGGCGGTCTCGTCGGGCTCTGGTATCTCGACCCCTACGCGCGCACCGGCAAGCGTTCGGGCGCCTGGGCCACGACCTATCGCGGCCACGAGACCTTCGACGGCAAGAAGACCGTCCTCGGCTCCAACAACTCGAACTTCATCAAGGGCGCGCCCGGAGAGGCCGTGCTGGTTTCATGGGACGACGCTTCGACCCTGTTCCATGAGTTCGGCCATGCCCTGCACTATCTCTCCTCCAACGTCGCCTACCCGACACTCAACGGCGGCGTTCGCGACTACACCGAGTTTCAGTCGCAGCTCTTGGAGAGATGGCTGCTGACCGACGAGGTGATCGACCGGTTTCTCGTCCATCACCAAACCGGGGAGCCGATCCCCGACGATCTGGTCGCCAAGATCAAGAAGGCCGACACGTTTAATCAGGGCTTCGCGACCACGGAGTATCTGGCCTGCGCTTTGATGGACATGAAGTACCACACGATGAACCCGGCGGATCTCGACGTCGACGCCTTCGAGCGCGCGGCCCTCGGCGAGCTCGAGATGCCGAATGAGATTCCGATGCGCCATCGAACGCCGCATTTCGGCCACATCTTCAACAACGAGAACTACGCCGCCGGTTACTACGGTTACATATGGGCCGATGTCCTGACGGCCGACGCGGCCGAGGCGTTCCAGGAGGCTCCGGGCGGTTTCTACGACAAGGCGCTCGCCAAGAAGCTCGTCGAGCAACTGTTCGCGGTGCGCAATGCCGTCGACCCGGCGGAGGCCTACCGTGCCTTTCGCGGCCGTGACCCGGAGATGGAAGCCCTGATGCGAGATCGCGGATTCCCCGTACCGGCGAGGGAGGGTTCAGCGGTGGAGGGCTCCGGCGCGGGCGAGTAG
- a CDS encoding cytidine deaminase yields MKEKHIRIRIEQCLALAKASNCPRRKFGALLLDPERNVTLMDGYNGGPRGGGELCGGEVCLRDSQEIRSGTHMEIGCHHAEMNVVCNCAASGVPTKGAWLLITGEPCMLCAKLIHHAGITKVIVVGGGYAGKNGVGYLADHGVAVESVEGPQDHRLTAIT; encoded by the coding sequence ATGAAAGAGAAGCACATCCGCATTCGCATCGAGCAATGCCTGGCTCTGGCCAAAGCCTCGAACTGCCCCCGGCGCAAGTTCGGCGCTCTGCTTCTCGACCCCGAGCGCAACGTCACCCTGATGGACGGCTACAACGGCGGTCCGCGCGGCGGTGGCGAGCTCTGCGGCGGCGAGGTCTGCCTGCGAGACAGTCAGGAGATCCGATCCGGGACCCACATGGAGATCGGCTGTCACCACGCCGAAATGAACGTGGTCTGCAACTGTGCCGCCTCCGGCGTGCCGACCAAGGGCGCCTGGCTGCTGATCACTGGTGAGCCCTGTATGCTGTGTGCGAAGCTCATCCACCACGCCGGCATCACGAAAGTCATCGTCGTCGGCGGCGGCTATGCCGGCAAGAACGGCGTCGGCTATCTCGCCGATCACGGAGTCGCGGTCGAGAGCGTCGAAGGTCCTCAGGACCATCGTCTGACCGCTATCACCTAG
- the mtnA gene encoding S-methyl-5-thioribose-1-phosphate isomerase has product MSQNPATFSPIRWQDGGLKLLDQTRLPREETWLDCERPEDVAAAIYRLSVRGAPAIGVSAAYGLVVGLNTRADDQSLEERFVEVSELLGATRPTAVNLRWALERGRKVFDQTRGLPDEKRIAGLLAWAHELHAADVASNRRMGAHGATLFAAGDRVLTHCNTGALATAGYGTALGVIQASHDQGKVSQVWVDETRPLLQGARLTAWELQRLDIPFKVVTDSSCGTLMARGLVDRVVVGADRIAANGDAANKIGTYTVAVLANRHNVPFYVAAPLSTIDRLTPTGDEIPIEERSANEVTEVFGTTVAPAAAPAANFAFDVTPNELIAAIITDAGVLEAPYTESIARAFAQQAG; this is encoded by the coding sequence ATGAGTCAGAACCCGGCCACTTTCAGTCCGATCCGCTGGCAGGACGGCGGCTTGAAGCTTCTTGATCAGACCCGGTTGCCGCGGGAGGAGACCTGGCTGGACTGTGAGCGACCCGAAGACGTCGCCGCCGCGATTTACCGTTTGAGTGTGCGCGGCGCTCCGGCCATCGGGGTCTCCGCGGCCTACGGTCTGGTGGTGGGCTTGAACACGCGCGCAGACGATCAGAGCTTGGAGGAGCGCTTCGTCGAGGTGTCGGAGCTTCTGGGCGCGACCCGGCCGACCGCGGTCAACTTGCGCTGGGCCCTCGAGCGCGGCCGCAAGGTGTTCGACCAGACCCGGGGATTGCCCGACGAGAAGAGAATCGCCGGGCTGCTGGCGTGGGCGCACGAGCTCCATGCCGCGGACGTGGCTTCGAATCGACGCATGGGCGCGCACGGAGCGACCCTGTTCGCCGCCGGCGACCGGGTGCTCACGCACTGCAACACGGGCGCGCTCGCGACCGCCGGCTACGGCACCGCTCTGGGAGTCATCCAGGCGTCTCACGACCAGGGCAAGGTCTCCCAGGTTTGGGTGGACGAGACCCGGCCGCTTCTCCAGGGCGCGCGCCTGACCGCCTGGGAGCTGCAGCGGCTCGACATTCCGTTCAAGGTCGTGACCGATTCGAGCTGCGGCACGCTCATGGCTCGGGGCCTGGTCGATCGTGTCGTGGTCGGCGCCGACCGGATTGCCGCCAACGGCGACGCCGCCAACAAGATCGGTACCTACACCGTGGCCGTGCTGGCGAACCGGCACAACGTGCCGTTCTATGTCGCCGCACCGCTGTCGACTATTGATCGGTTGACACCGACCGGCGACGAAATTCCCATTGAAGAACGCTCGGCCAATGAGGTCACCGAGGTCTTCGGTACGACGGTCGCACCGGCGGCCGCACCGGCGGCCAACTTCGCTTTCGACGTCACTCCCAACGAGCTGATCGCGGCGATCATCACCGATGCCGGCGTGCTCGAGGCCCCGTATACGGAGTCGATCGCGCGCGCGTTCGCGCAACAGGCAGGCTAA